Proteins from a single region of Schistocerca gregaria isolate iqSchGreg1 chromosome 3, iqSchGreg1.2, whole genome shotgun sequence:
- the LOC126355589 gene encoding GATA zinc finger domain-containing protein 14-like — protein MQNENHGQYNNNCNRRRENNRYNPGHFDRNMLYNRHNYHQNNNNPNSQRQNMWNTQNSGMTNHNPPRNPPPFPNTVMHSPPRSSNNNCGTPSADAWAPTGRNRNIVELVNEPSQTQQTTENSRRPS, from the coding sequence ATGCAGAATGAAAATCACGGACAGTACAACAACAACTGCAATAGGAGACGTGAGAATAACCGGTACAACCCGGGCCACTTTGACAGGAACATGCTATATAACAGACATAAttaccaccaaaacaacaacaatcccAACAGTCAGCGacagaatatgtggaacacacaaaattcaggCATGACAAATCATAACCCTCCACGGAATCCGCCGCCGTTCCCCAATACAGTTATGCACTCCCCGCCACGAAGTAGCAATAACAATTGCGGCACGCCATCAGCTGACGCGTGGGCGCCAACCGGCCGAAATCGAAACATAGTGGAGCTGGTCAATGAACCCAGCCAAACACAGCAGACGACGGAAAACAGTCGACGCCCGAGCTAA